One genomic segment of Anguilla anguilla isolate fAngAng1 chromosome 2, fAngAng1.pri, whole genome shotgun sequence includes these proteins:
- the LOC118221549 gene encoding CD276 antigen-like isoform X3, whose protein sequence is MASVIWILSVVLYAEFMCAVSADKLLSLDCQDENHGVHGKDSLLKCFLNSGGESVKVTAAAWRRPGEKRPLIMFFNDKVREPEDPRFSFKQLQMSGSNIDVSFLVRDTVRTDEGKYECEVVTDSGEAKAVVSLSVTATYSKPDMSSIPEKDLQEGMEVTLFCNASGGYPVGMIHWYDQYGTNWTRSAEMTVVETTDKRTNLSSKFTLKASSITPQYRCLVLNNNGVEEGKAEFDLKFQEKDTTAPEKATGDKGSTAITVIVFVIVGSLLCGLLILALRRRRAQQARRPSTHPILGAMYAMSPDTMEEGLNNTTESVPEPLNK, encoded by the exons ATGGCATCTGTCATCTGGATTCTGTCTGTAGTATTGTATGCTGAATTcatgtgtgcagtgtctgcCGACA AGTTGCTCTCCCTGGATTGCCAGGATGAAAACCATGGGGTCCATGGCAAGGACTCTTTATTGAAATGCTTTCTGAATTCTGGTGGGGAAAGCGTGAAGGTCACAGCGGCAGCATGGAGGCGGCCAGGAGAGAAGCGTcctttaattatgttttttaatgacaaaGTTAGAGAGCCAGAAGATCCACGATTCTCCTTTAAGCAGTTACAGATGTCTGGCAGCAACATAGACGTGTCCTTTCTGGTGAGAGACACAGTGAGGACAGATGAAGGGAAATATGAATGCGAAGTTGTAACTGACAGCGGTGAAGCCAAAGCAGTTGTAAGCCTTTCTGTCACAG CCACTTACTCCAAACCAGACATGAGCTCAATTCCGGAGAAGGACCTTCAGGAGGGAATGGAAGTCACATTATTCTGCAATGCCTCTGGGGGTTACCCGGTTGGCATGATCCACTGGTACGACCAGTACGGCACCAACTGGACCCGCAGTGCAGAAATGACAGTGGTGGAGACCACGGACAAACGCACAAACTTATCCAGCAAGTTCACGCTTAAGGCTTCCTCCATCACTCCTCAGTATCGGTGCTTAGTGTTAAACAACAATGGTGTGGAAGAAGGAAAGGCGGAATTTGACCTTAAATTTCAGGAAAAAG ACACCACAGCCCCGGAGAAGGCGACGGGAGACAAGGGAAGCACGGCCATTACGGTCATCGTCTTCGTCATCGTTGGATCCCTGCTGTGCGGCCTGCTGATTTTGGCTCTGCGCAGACGGCGCGCTCAGC AGGCCCGAAGGCCATCAACTCACCCCATATTGg GGGCGATGTATGCAATGAGTCCAGACACGATGGAAGAAG GTTTGAACAATACGACGGAATCTGTGCCTGAACCTTTAAACAAATGA
- the LOC118221549 gene encoding CD276 antigen-like isoform X1, whose amino-acid sequence MASVIWILSVVLYAEFMCAVSADKLLSLDCQDENHGVHGKDSLLKCFLNSGGESVKVTAAAWRRPGEKRPLIMFFNDKVREPEDPRFSFKQLQMSGSNIDVSFLVRDTVRTDEGKYECEVVTDSGEAKAVVSLSVTATYSKPDMSSIPEKDLQEGMEVTLFCNASGGYPVGMIHWYDQYGTNWTRSAEMTVVETTDKRTNLSSKFTLKASSITPQYRCLVLNNNGVEEGKAEFDLKFQEKDTTAPEKATGDKGSTAITVIVFVIVGSLLCGLLILALRRRRAQQARRPSTHPILGAMYAMSPDTMEEGSAGLNNTTESVPEPLNK is encoded by the exons ATGGCATCTGTCATCTGGATTCTGTCTGTAGTATTGTATGCTGAATTcatgtgtgcagtgtctgcCGACA AGTTGCTCTCCCTGGATTGCCAGGATGAAAACCATGGGGTCCATGGCAAGGACTCTTTATTGAAATGCTTTCTGAATTCTGGTGGGGAAAGCGTGAAGGTCACAGCGGCAGCATGGAGGCGGCCAGGAGAGAAGCGTcctttaattatgttttttaatgacaaaGTTAGAGAGCCAGAAGATCCACGATTCTCCTTTAAGCAGTTACAGATGTCTGGCAGCAACATAGACGTGTCCTTTCTGGTGAGAGACACAGTGAGGACAGATGAAGGGAAATATGAATGCGAAGTTGTAACTGACAGCGGTGAAGCCAAAGCAGTTGTAAGCCTTTCTGTCACAG CCACTTACTCCAAACCAGACATGAGCTCAATTCCGGAGAAGGACCTTCAGGAGGGAATGGAAGTCACATTATTCTGCAATGCCTCTGGGGGTTACCCGGTTGGCATGATCCACTGGTACGACCAGTACGGCACCAACTGGACCCGCAGTGCAGAAATGACAGTGGTGGAGACCACGGACAAACGCACAAACTTATCCAGCAAGTTCACGCTTAAGGCTTCCTCCATCACTCCTCAGTATCGGTGCTTAGTGTTAAACAACAATGGTGTGGAAGAAGGAAAGGCGGAATTTGACCTTAAATTTCAGGAAAAAG ACACCACAGCCCCGGAGAAGGCGACGGGAGACAAGGGAAGCACGGCCATTACGGTCATCGTCTTCGTCATCGTTGGATCCCTGCTGTGCGGCCTGCTGATTTTGGCTCTGCGCAGACGGCGCGCTCAGC AGGCCCGAAGGCCATCAACTCACCCCATATTGg GGGCGATGTATGCAATGAGTCCAGACACGATGGAAGAAG GTTCGGCAGGTTTGAACAATACGACGGAATCTGTGCCTGAACCTTTAAACAAATGA
- the LOC118221549 gene encoding CD276 antigen-like isoform X2, whose product MASVIWILSVVLYAEFMCAVSADKLLSLDCQDENHGVHGKDSLLKCFLNSGGESVKVTAAAWRRPGEKRPLIMFFNDKVREPEDPRFSFKQLQMSGSNIDVSFLVRDTVRTDEGKYECEVVTDSGEAKAVVSLSVTATYSKPDMSSIPEKDLQEGMEVTLFCNASGGYPVGMIHWYDQYGTNWTRSAEMTVVETTDKRTNLSSKFTLKASSITPQYRCLVLNNNGVEEGKAEFDLKFQEKAPEKATGDKGSTAITVIVFVIVGSLLCGLLILALRRRRAQQARRPSTHPILGAMYAMSPDTMEEGSAGLNNTTESVPEPLNK is encoded by the exons ATGGCATCTGTCATCTGGATTCTGTCTGTAGTATTGTATGCTGAATTcatgtgtgcagtgtctgcCGACA AGTTGCTCTCCCTGGATTGCCAGGATGAAAACCATGGGGTCCATGGCAAGGACTCTTTATTGAAATGCTTTCTGAATTCTGGTGGGGAAAGCGTGAAGGTCACAGCGGCAGCATGGAGGCGGCCAGGAGAGAAGCGTcctttaattatgttttttaatgacaaaGTTAGAGAGCCAGAAGATCCACGATTCTCCTTTAAGCAGTTACAGATGTCTGGCAGCAACATAGACGTGTCCTTTCTGGTGAGAGACACAGTGAGGACAGATGAAGGGAAATATGAATGCGAAGTTGTAACTGACAGCGGTGAAGCCAAAGCAGTTGTAAGCCTTTCTGTCACAG CCACTTACTCCAAACCAGACATGAGCTCAATTCCGGAGAAGGACCTTCAGGAGGGAATGGAAGTCACATTATTCTGCAATGCCTCTGGGGGTTACCCGGTTGGCATGATCCACTGGTACGACCAGTACGGCACCAACTGGACCCGCAGTGCAGAAATGACAGTGGTGGAGACCACGGACAAACGCACAAACTTATCCAGCAAGTTCACGCTTAAGGCTTCCTCCATCACTCCTCAGTATCGGTGCTTAGTGTTAAACAACAATGGTGTGGAAGAAGGAAAGGCGGAATTTGACCTTAAATTTCAGGAAAAAG CCCCGGAGAAGGCGACGGGAGACAAGGGAAGCACGGCCATTACGGTCATCGTCTTCGTCATCGTTGGATCCCTGCTGTGCGGCCTGCTGATTTTGGCTCTGCGCAGACGGCGCGCTCAGC AGGCCCGAAGGCCATCAACTCACCCCATATTGg GGGCGATGTATGCAATGAGTCCAGACACGATGGAAGAAG GTTCGGCAGGTTTGAACAATACGACGGAATCTGTGCCTGAACCTTTAAACAAATGA
- the LOC118221549 gene encoding CD276 antigen-like isoform X6 codes for MASVIWILSVVLYAEFMCAVSADKLLSLDCQDENHGVHGKDSLLKCFLNSGGESVKVTAAAWRRPGEKRPLIMFFNDKVREPEDPRFSFKQLQMSGSNIDVSFLVRDTVRTDEGKYECEVVTDSGEAKAVVSLSVTATYSKPDMSSIPEKDLQEGMEVTLFCNASGGYPVGMIHWYDQYGTNWTRSAEMTVVETTDKRTNLSSKFTLKASSITPQYRCLVLNNNGVEEGKAEFDLKFQEKDTTAPEKATGDKGSTAITVIVFVIVGSLLCGLLILALRRRRAQRAMYAMSPDTMEEGLNNTTESVPEPLNK; via the exons ATGGCATCTGTCATCTGGATTCTGTCTGTAGTATTGTATGCTGAATTcatgtgtgcagtgtctgcCGACA AGTTGCTCTCCCTGGATTGCCAGGATGAAAACCATGGGGTCCATGGCAAGGACTCTTTATTGAAATGCTTTCTGAATTCTGGTGGGGAAAGCGTGAAGGTCACAGCGGCAGCATGGAGGCGGCCAGGAGAGAAGCGTcctttaattatgttttttaatgacaaaGTTAGAGAGCCAGAAGATCCACGATTCTCCTTTAAGCAGTTACAGATGTCTGGCAGCAACATAGACGTGTCCTTTCTGGTGAGAGACACAGTGAGGACAGATGAAGGGAAATATGAATGCGAAGTTGTAACTGACAGCGGTGAAGCCAAAGCAGTTGTAAGCCTTTCTGTCACAG CCACTTACTCCAAACCAGACATGAGCTCAATTCCGGAGAAGGACCTTCAGGAGGGAATGGAAGTCACATTATTCTGCAATGCCTCTGGGGGTTACCCGGTTGGCATGATCCACTGGTACGACCAGTACGGCACCAACTGGACCCGCAGTGCAGAAATGACAGTGGTGGAGACCACGGACAAACGCACAAACTTATCCAGCAAGTTCACGCTTAAGGCTTCCTCCATCACTCCTCAGTATCGGTGCTTAGTGTTAAACAACAATGGTGTGGAAGAAGGAAAGGCGGAATTTGACCTTAAATTTCAGGAAAAAG ACACCACAGCCCCGGAGAAGGCGACGGGAGACAAGGGAAGCACGGCCATTACGGTCATCGTCTTCGTCATCGTTGGATCCCTGCTGTGCGGCCTGCTGATTTTGGCTCTGCGCAGACGGCGCGCTCAGC GGGCGATGTATGCAATGAGTCCAGACACGATGGAAGAAG GTTTGAACAATACGACGGAATCTGTGCCTGAACCTTTAAACAAATGA
- the LOC118221549 gene encoding CD276 antigen-like isoform X4, producing MASVIWILSVVLYAEFMCAVSADKLLSLDCQDENHGVHGKDSLLKCFLNSGGESVKVTAAAWRRPGEKRPLIMFFNDKVREPEDPRFSFKQLQMSGSNIDVSFLVRDTVRTDEGKYECEVVTDSGEAKAVVSLSVTATYSKPDMSSIPEKDLQEGMEVTLFCNASGGYPVGMIHWYDQYGTNWTRSAEMTVVETTDKRTNLSSKFTLKASSITPQYRCLVLNNNGVEEGKAEFDLKFQEKDTTAPEKATGDKGSTAITVIVFVIVGSLLCGLLILALRRRRAQRAMYAMSPDTMEEGSAGLNNTTESVPEPLNK from the exons ATGGCATCTGTCATCTGGATTCTGTCTGTAGTATTGTATGCTGAATTcatgtgtgcagtgtctgcCGACA AGTTGCTCTCCCTGGATTGCCAGGATGAAAACCATGGGGTCCATGGCAAGGACTCTTTATTGAAATGCTTTCTGAATTCTGGTGGGGAAAGCGTGAAGGTCACAGCGGCAGCATGGAGGCGGCCAGGAGAGAAGCGTcctttaattatgttttttaatgacaaaGTTAGAGAGCCAGAAGATCCACGATTCTCCTTTAAGCAGTTACAGATGTCTGGCAGCAACATAGACGTGTCCTTTCTGGTGAGAGACACAGTGAGGACAGATGAAGGGAAATATGAATGCGAAGTTGTAACTGACAGCGGTGAAGCCAAAGCAGTTGTAAGCCTTTCTGTCACAG CCACTTACTCCAAACCAGACATGAGCTCAATTCCGGAGAAGGACCTTCAGGAGGGAATGGAAGTCACATTATTCTGCAATGCCTCTGGGGGTTACCCGGTTGGCATGATCCACTGGTACGACCAGTACGGCACCAACTGGACCCGCAGTGCAGAAATGACAGTGGTGGAGACCACGGACAAACGCACAAACTTATCCAGCAAGTTCACGCTTAAGGCTTCCTCCATCACTCCTCAGTATCGGTGCTTAGTGTTAAACAACAATGGTGTGGAAGAAGGAAAGGCGGAATTTGACCTTAAATTTCAGGAAAAAG ACACCACAGCCCCGGAGAAGGCGACGGGAGACAAGGGAAGCACGGCCATTACGGTCATCGTCTTCGTCATCGTTGGATCCCTGCTGTGCGGCCTGCTGATTTTGGCTCTGCGCAGACGGCGCGCTCAGC GGGCGATGTATGCAATGAGTCCAGACACGATGGAAGAAG GTTCGGCAGGTTTGAACAATACGACGGAATCTGTGCCTGAACCTTTAAACAAATGA
- the LOC118221549 gene encoding CD276 antigen-like isoform X5 has translation MASVIWILSVVLYAEFMCAVSADKLLSLDCQDENHGVHGKDSLLKCFLNSGGESVKVTAAAWRRPGEKRPLIMFFNDKVREPEDPRFSFKQLQMSGSNIDVSFLVRDTVRTDEGKYECEVVTDSGEAKAVVSLSVTATYSKPDMSSIPEKDLQEGMEVTLFCNASGGYPVGMIHWYDQYGTNWTRSAEMTVVETTDKRTNLSSKFTLKASSITPQYRCLVLNNNGVEEGKAEFDLKFQEKAPEKATGDKGSTAITVIVFVIVGSLLCGLLILALRRRRAQRAMYAMSPDTMEEGSAGLNNTTESVPEPLNK, from the exons ATGGCATCTGTCATCTGGATTCTGTCTGTAGTATTGTATGCTGAATTcatgtgtgcagtgtctgcCGACA AGTTGCTCTCCCTGGATTGCCAGGATGAAAACCATGGGGTCCATGGCAAGGACTCTTTATTGAAATGCTTTCTGAATTCTGGTGGGGAAAGCGTGAAGGTCACAGCGGCAGCATGGAGGCGGCCAGGAGAGAAGCGTcctttaattatgttttttaatgacaaaGTTAGAGAGCCAGAAGATCCACGATTCTCCTTTAAGCAGTTACAGATGTCTGGCAGCAACATAGACGTGTCCTTTCTGGTGAGAGACACAGTGAGGACAGATGAAGGGAAATATGAATGCGAAGTTGTAACTGACAGCGGTGAAGCCAAAGCAGTTGTAAGCCTTTCTGTCACAG CCACTTACTCCAAACCAGACATGAGCTCAATTCCGGAGAAGGACCTTCAGGAGGGAATGGAAGTCACATTATTCTGCAATGCCTCTGGGGGTTACCCGGTTGGCATGATCCACTGGTACGACCAGTACGGCACCAACTGGACCCGCAGTGCAGAAATGACAGTGGTGGAGACCACGGACAAACGCACAAACTTATCCAGCAAGTTCACGCTTAAGGCTTCCTCCATCACTCCTCAGTATCGGTGCTTAGTGTTAAACAACAATGGTGTGGAAGAAGGAAAGGCGGAATTTGACCTTAAATTTCAGGAAAAAG CCCCGGAGAAGGCGACGGGAGACAAGGGAAGCACGGCCATTACGGTCATCGTCTTCGTCATCGTTGGATCCCTGCTGTGCGGCCTGCTGATTTTGGCTCTGCGCAGACGGCGCGCTCAGC GGGCGATGTATGCAATGAGTCCAGACACGATGGAAGAAG GTTCGGCAGGTTTGAACAATACGACGGAATCTGTGCCTGAACCTTTAAACAAATGA
- the LOC118221553 gene encoding probable histone acetyltransferase HAC-like 3: MPVLITPYLICPLYENSDASFKWRTLNWTGCHFSEVKPEGLYGRRPQSLCLSVLRRHRKRLLYPDVQTIEWVQCCKCKGWRHTDCAGLSHPHLRAETFCCGCDASNTCNRTIELLDVHGVQGLLSTDEIKVIIRILEKCEGFSCYQAECAIASGIKFTNKG; this comes from the exons ATGCCCGTTTTGATTACACCATA tttgataTGCCCTCTTTATGAAAACAGTGATGCCTCCTTCAAATGGAGAACTTTGAACTGGACAG gCTGCCATTTCAGCGAAGTCAAGCCAGAAGGACTGTATGGCAGGCGACCTCAAAGTTTGTGCTTATCAGTGCTCAGAAGACACAGGAAGAG gcTGCTGTATCCAGACGTGCAGACCATTGAATGGGTGCAATGCTGCAAATGTAAAGGGTGGCGCCACACAGACTGTGCTGGTCTATCCCATCCTCATTTGAGGGCTGAGACATTCTGTTGTGGATGTGATGCTAGCAACACCTGCAATAG aACAATTGAATTGCTGGACGTGCATGGTGTCCAGGGTCTGTTATCCACAGATGAAATAAAG gtcATCATCAGAATTTTGGAGAAATGTGAGGGCTTCAGCTGCTATCAGGCAGAATGTGCTATTGCCAGTGGaattaaattcacaaataaAGGCTGA